Part of the Chanodichthys erythropterus isolate Z2021 chromosome 13, ASM2448905v1, whole genome shotgun sequence genome is shown below.
ccatctcctccccgaaataaccatatatggagcttaaaACACCTAGTTTACTATGCATAAcgtcatctgcatatcatttccgcGCATATTCCCATCCCCGTGATACCATGTTTAACAGTACAAGACATAAGGAAAATATGTAATGTATTATTActacaaaaatatattgttgtccacaaaaatatcaagcagcatgaccatttttattaatgataataataagaaatttttcttaagcaccaaatcagcatataagaatttatttctgaaggatcatgtgacactgaagactggagtaatgacccTAAACTTATCAACGGTACTGTACTGTGCATTTTACTGTATCGTAATTCATTTGAAAGCATAAAAATGTACTTGTTTTGATAGAAATGTGACTTGCACAAGCTGGAGGAGGGCCCACCACTGCAGGCTGTGCTTACAAGAGAGGAGGGGCTTCAGTACTACCGCACAATGCAGACAATGAGACGCATGGAGCTCAAAGCTGATCAGCTCTACAAGCAGAAGATTATCAGGGGCTTTTGTCACCTTTATGATGGACAGGTGACACATACAATGCAAACACGCAGACATCTTTGCTAACAGAAGACTAGTGCAAAATTATCAAGTTAaatatgtgtttttatttacGTGGTTGGAAAAGTAATTTGCAATTGGTTCAAATGTTGACAGTAAAGACAGAAACTCGCATTGTGTCCTAACAGGAAGCGTGTGCAGTGGGTATTGAAGGAGGTATTAATCTATCAGATCATCTTATCACAGCCTACCGTGCCCACGGGTACACTCTCACTAGAGGCGGCACTGTTCGTGAGATCATGGCTGAGCTCACTGGTAAGAACAACAAAATGGATTAATATAGTTTAACATTTCAGAGGCttctaaattatttttttcagaagcctttttctttcttttttttatcttttttttttttatttgtatttttttaattttcttttttaatctttactatttatcacttttttttcttttcttttttttctttagtactatatttgtttgtttgtttgtatatctatttatttattctgtcCCTCTTCTATGTGTCTCTGTTTCTCCATTAGGTCGTCGAGGAGGTATTGCCAAAGGAAAAGGAGGGTCTATGCACATGTacactaaacatttttatggaGGAAATGGAATTGTGGGAGCTCAGGTATTTTAAATTAGTCCTTTTTGAAAAGTGCTGATATGAAGAGTTTACCAAATCAGCATTGATTTGAGTAGCTGCATTTACATGGACCGTAATAATCTGTTTGTAATTGGGCTACTAGCACAGTCAGAATGAAAATGTCACATGTAatgtgctgttgttgttgttaaatgaAGTGTATATAAGTGTATTATAAAATTGTCCTTCCACTCATCGTCTGTGAAGTGCTGCAGGACAATGTTTCACCAGTCCTTGTTTCGGATTTTCATCCACAGACGCCTTGGGTGCAGGAAGAGGCATTTTTACTGCTTGATAAATATAAGCAGCAGGATAATAACAACTTTTagtttaagtgaacttaaaacaagcttcacataaacccattataatgtcatatttacctgtgACCTTCCTACCTGTCTAACAtaataaagttatcaaacactttacagtcttcactgaataaattataaattaaatatagattaatccttatgaAAGCTACAATTTTCTTTGTtacctttgttctttgattaacattaatgacatcacagcaactggtttattaggctgcttcGCTGCTGCCGAACATGAAGCAGATCGGACGCAGATCTCATTTTCTCAATTCTTTGTTCATTTAAGACGTTATCTAACTTTAAGCTAAGTCCTTGGAATATAAGGAAAACAGgatttttggcataattctgtgttgttttttgttcaAGCGTGAAAGAGAACTGTGAATGAACTGCATGTGTTAACACGTCAATTTTGATAGCACTATTTTTAACCAAGTAGATCCAAATTTAGTCATAATGGTTTTagagaaattaattttaaacatgttttttagttttatttttgaataacTAAACCTGACTCTTGCCATTGACATTAAGTCATAGAAGCTAGCATGGTGTTAAATAGAAAAAGTTTCATTGAGGTACTATtatagttattaatattttgaatcaggttttatatatatatatatatatatatatatatatatatataatatatatatatatatatatatatatatatatatatatatatatatatatatatatatatatatatatattagccatttatttaaatatatctaatatagtttttattatttttaattttagtttagtcAAAATAAGACATGTTACCTTGGCaactttttaaagtttttttttatatatatatatatatatatatatatatttgtatatatgtttatttcaatgaacggaaatgttgttgttgttttttttttatggtttttgagttttagttaactataataaccctgatttATATTTCATGCATTTGTATCCTAGGTGCCTCTTGGGGCAGGTGTAGCGTTGGCCTGCAAATACCAGGGCAAGAATGAGCTGTGTGTCTGTCTCTATGGTGATGGTGCTGCAAATCAGGTAAGTCACTTCCATGCAGGTCCAAACAATCATGTGTTTACCCACTGCAAGTCCAATAAACTGATTTAGCTACTAACTAACATTTCAACACAGATCTGAGCCGTTCCACTTTACCTTACCTTATAACCATCTGAACAGCTTTTACATTATAAAGGGTCCATGGCTGTGGTTGTACAGGAAGGTTTCATGTACACTTTTGCACTTTTTTGTTTCTGCAGGGTCAGATCTTTGAGACGTATAATATGGCATCTCTGTGGAAGCTGCCCTGCATTTTCATTTGCGAGAATAACAAATACGGCATGGGTACATCTGTGGAGAGGGCGGCTGCTAGCACCGATTACTACAAGAGAGGGGATTTCATCCCTGGTTTGAGGGTATGATTCAGGAAGGACACCGTCATGCTTTAACTTGTGTCACGACGCACATAGTGCACTGAAATTACTCTTCATGTCAGAATATCTCTTTACCTGTTCTCTGGTTTTGTAGGTGGATGGCATGGATGTCCTTTGTGTGAGGGAGGCCACTAAATTTGCTGCTGACCACTGCAGATCGGGAAAGGTGAGTTCTGGTTAGAGTGATGTGAAAAATGATTATTAGCTTTGTTAGGAAGTATGATTTTTGATGATGTGTTTTATGCACAATAATTATATGGATAAAGTGGCAACTTTTTGATAAATATTATCATGGGATGTTAACAGTTatgttgcaaaaaataaaatgcctgAAATGTATAATCATAGGGTCCAATTCTGATGGAGCTGCAGACCTATCGTTACCATGGACACAGTATGAGTGACCCAGGAGTCAGGTAATAACTTATATTATATCAACCAAAGCTCAATGACATTGCTCTGGTCTTCATGGATTATATTTAGACAGGAGAGTTTGTAGATTAAAGAGGTCATCATCAACTACACATGTGCCATGACATTTTAGTAATTGAAATgcatttgttcttgtttctaAAATGTTTTACTGTTTAAACTGGGTTACATGATCTACTGATGAAAAGTTTGGGGATGGTacgatttttaaatgtttttaaattaagtctcttaataattcataaggttgtatt
Proteins encoded:
- the pdha1a gene encoding pyruvate dehydrogenase E1 subunit alpha 1a isoform X3 is translated as MQTMRRMELKADQLYKQKIIRGFCHLYDGQEACAVGIEGGINLSDHLITAYRAHGYTLTRGGTVREIMAELTGRRGGIAKGKGGSMHMYTKHFYGGNGIVGAQVPLGAGVALACKYQGKNELCVCLYGDGAANQGQIFETYNMASLWKLPCIFICENNKYGMGTSVERAAASTDYYKRGDFIPGLRVDGMDVLCVREATKFAADHCRSGKGPILMELQTYRYHGHSMSDPGVSYRTREEIQEVRSKSDPISLLKDRMLSNNMASVEELKEIDVEVRKEIEDAAQFATTDPEPPLDDLCNHIFYNDPPLEVRGTNPWTKLKSVS
- the pdha1a gene encoding pyruvate dehydrogenase E1 subunit alpha 1a isoform X1 — translated: MRKMLTIISNVLRGSASRNGAELVSEGARVVVSARTYADFTPQATFDIKKCDLHKLEEGPPLQAVLTREEGLQYYRTMQTMRRMELKADQLYKQKIIRGFCHLYDGQEACAVGIEGGINLSDHLITAYRAHGYTLTRGGTVREIMAELTGRRGGIAKGKGGSMHMYTKHFYGGNGIVGAQVPLGAGVALACKYQGKNELCVCLYGDGAANQGQIFETYNMASLWKLPCIFICENNKYGMGTSVERAAASTDYYKRGDFIPGLRVDGMDVLCVREATKFAADHCRSGKGPILMELQTYRYHGHSMSDPGVSYRTREEIQEVRSKSDPISLLKDRMLSNNMASVEELKEIDVEVRKEIEDAAQFATTDPEPPLDDLCNHIFYNDPPLEVRGTNPWTKLKSVS
- the pdha1a gene encoding pyruvate dehydrogenase E1 subunit alpha 1a isoform X2, which gives rise to MRKMLTIISNVLRGSASRNGARVVVSARTYADFTPQATFDIKKCDLHKLEEGPPLQAVLTREEGLQYYRTMQTMRRMELKADQLYKQKIIRGFCHLYDGQEACAVGIEGGINLSDHLITAYRAHGYTLTRGGTVREIMAELTGRRGGIAKGKGGSMHMYTKHFYGGNGIVGAQVPLGAGVALACKYQGKNELCVCLYGDGAANQGQIFETYNMASLWKLPCIFICENNKYGMGTSVERAAASTDYYKRGDFIPGLRVDGMDVLCVREATKFAADHCRSGKGPILMELQTYRYHGHSMSDPGVSYRTREEIQEVRSKSDPISLLKDRMLSNNMASVEELKEIDVEVRKEIEDAAQFATTDPEPPLDDLCNHIFYNDPPLEVRGTNPWTKLKSVS